The DNA segment CCGAGAACAGTAGTATCTACGGTCATTAAGGACATGGAGAACATGCCGATTCCCATGATGACCAAGCCAATGACAGCGAAAATTTTGTAACGTCCCGTCTTGGTAATAAGCTGGCCGCCGAGCGTACTTGTTACCACCATACTAAGCATCATCGACATCATGATAAAACCCGTTTTAGTTGCTGACATCCCCATAACCCCTTGAATAAAAAACGGCATATACATGATGGCTCCAAACATCCCCATCCCCATTAGTAACCCAGTCAGATTGGATACGGAAAAGATGCTATTTTTAAATAAATGAAGAGGGATCACAGGGTTTTTCGCTTTGCTCTCAGCAAAAATAAAGATTGCCAAAGCTGCAGTTGACCACACGAATAGTCCGATGATCATGGCTGAATCCCAGGCGAATGTTTTTCCAGCCCATGAGAAAGCAAGCAGGAGCGGGACAATGGCCAAGGCTAAAACAATAGCTCCGATAAAATCAACAGACGTCTTTGCTTTAGTTTTAGTATGCGGGAACATTTTCCAAATCATAATGAAGGCAATGATACCGAAAGGGAGGAAGACCCAAAAAACCCAGTTCCATGCCCACGTATCAACAATATAGCCGCCTAAAGTAGGGCCGAACACACTAGCCAAACCGAATACAGAGCTCATTAACCCTTGCCAGCGTCCGCGCTCCCGCGGTGAAAACAAGTCTCCAATGGCTGTGAAGGAAGTGGATATAATCATTCCTCCGCCAAAACCTTGTAAGCCTCGATAAATAATTAATTGGTAAATATTAACTGATGTCCCTGACATGAATGAACCAACGATAAAGACCCCGATCCCAACGAGAATAAATGGTTTTCGACCATATGTATCCGATAATTTCCCGACTAATATAGCGGTAATACTCGTTGTGAGCATATAAATAGTAAACACCCAACTAAAATAGTCCATACCACCAATATCGGCCACAATAATCGGAAGTGCCGTCCCTACAATGGTTTGGTTCAAAGCTGCAAAAAGCATTGCCGCCATAATCGCGATCATAATCGTGACTTTTTGTTTGTATTCAAGATGTTCCATTATATATCATCCTTTTATTGTGCAGAATTATAGGAGGTTAAAGATACGGATTAATTCCTGGATTTCCTCCTTTGATAATCGTTCAAAACGCTGCTGCATATAGCTTTCCCGCTTTTGGTCAAGCGTTTGATACATGCGCTCTCCTTCTTCCGTCAACATAAAAACAACTACCCGCCGATCTTTTTTTGAGCGAGTGCGGACAATTAAACTTTTTTCCACTAAACGATCCATAACTGAGGTGGCATGACTATTTGATACATTTAATGTTGAGGCAAGTGAAGAAACATTATGACACTTTTTTTCCTTGATAGTACGTAGGAAGCTGAGCTCACTACTGGTAAAGCCCTCGCCGAGTTGATCATTTAATTCCCGTCTGAACCCTCGAACAAATCTCCGCATCGTCGCTTCTAAATTGGATATAAGCAACGACTTTTCTTGATCTTGCATGAATATCTCTCCTTCGAAAATCTCACTATATAAATAGTAAACTTGGTTAAATAATTATTCAAGGTATTCCCTTTGAACAGGAGTTCATTTTATTTCAGCAATTATGCCTTCAAGCAAACTGTGCATCCCAATAAATTTTTCTGTGCTACACTACCATTGTATCCCTTTATTGGAAAGGAAGAGATT comes from the Halobacillus shinanisalinarum genome and includes:
- a CDS encoding MDR family MFS transporter, with amino-acid sequence MEHLEYKQKVTIMIAIMAAMLFAALNQTIVGTALPIIVADIGGMDYFSWVFTIYMLTTSITAILVGKLSDTYGRKPFILVGIGVFIVGSFMSGTSVNIYQLIIYRGLQGFGGGMIISTSFTAIGDLFSPRERGRWQGLMSSVFGLASVFGPTLGGYIVDTWAWNWVFWVFLPFGIIAFIMIWKMFPHTKTKAKTSVDFIGAIVLALAIVPLLLAFSWAGKTFAWDSAMIIGLFVWSTAALAIFIFAESKAKNPVIPLHLFKNSIFSVSNLTGLLMGMGMFGAIMYMPFFIQGVMGMSATKTGFIMMSMMLSMVVTSTLGGQLITKTGRYKIFAVIGLVIMGIGMFSMSLMTVDTTVLGAVRNLILVGLGLGLTFPVLTLTVQNAVDHKYLGVATSASQFFRQAGGTIGVSIMGSIMNMIMSDKMSEMAAQSDDSLGNLDGVSALEDPQVLMDPDIIGQIRQGVPEQVVPVFNQLIEAMRGVLSTALSGSFLFGTVVLGTAFILILFLREIPLRLSNQSTEQKPEEAKKSS
- a CDS encoding MarR family winged helix-turn-helix transcriptional regulator: MQDQEKSLLISNLEATMRRFVRGFRRELNDQLGEGFTSSELSFLRTIKEKKCHNVSSLASTLNVSNSHATSVMDRLVEKSLIVRTRSKKDRRVVVFMLTEEGERMYQTLDQKRESYMQQRFERLSKEEIQELIRIFNLL